A genomic stretch from Candidatus Nitrososphaera gargensis Ga9.2 includes:
- a CDS encoding ligand-gated ion channel, with protein MFSNNNIADQIRLGHLLKYQSLMRSLMMLLLLVSIADITFGRLFTQSFAQGDDDVISSAPTIKQYTIGVYLINVGKIDMQIGSYDLDFYYWLASDDKEVDFVQNPPKVDFMNALNARIEPSRIEPNYYEARVKGTFLKNMDFRNYPFDKQEVTVEIEGFETIENLTFVPDTAASGFDSLVNVPGWTLGTSRSEVIIHDYPDGSYARYIFTFTIERAPLSSFLKTIFPIISTWQ; from the coding sequence TTGTTCTCTAACAATAATATAGCAGATCAAATAAGACTTGGACATTTGCTGAAATACCAATCCCTTATGCGATCTTTAATGATGTTGCTCTTACTAGTCAGTATCGCTGACATTACATTTGGCAGACTATTTACGCAATCGTTTGCTCAAGGTGATGATGATGTTATTAGTTCAGCACCTACGATCAAACAATACACAATTGGAGTATACCTGATCAACGTAGGCAAAATCGACATGCAAATTGGATCTTACGATCTTGATTTTTACTACTGGTTGGCCTCAGATGATAAGGAGGTCGACTTTGTTCAAAACCCGCCCAAAGTCGACTTTATGAATGCTCTGAATGCAAGAATTGAGCCTTCCCGCATCGAGCCAAACTACTACGAAGCTCGGGTCAAAGGAACATTTCTGAAGAATATGGATTTTCGCAACTATCCATTTGACAAACAAGAAGTGACAGTTGAGATAGAGGGTTTTGAAACGATTGAAAATTTGACATTTGTCCCAGATACCGCGGCAAGTGGATTTGATAGCTTGGTCAACGTTCCTGGTTGGACACTTGGTACAAGCAGGTCAGAAGTAATTATTCATGACTATCCGGATGGCTCTTATGCCAGATATATATTCACCTTTACTATAGAGCGTGCACCGCTGTCCTCATTCCTAAAGACCATATTTCCGATAATCAGTACTTGGCAATAA
- a CDS encoding threonine--tRNA ligase — MRLLQLHSDFIEYEPIEKEIRDAEDITSKSKVRLEDLVVAFVAVENGDDESIAKAAVDEIKKYLDTVKSGRLLVYPYAHLSSDLAPPGVAAGIIKSVESFAKGSSIGQVYRAPFGWTKSFNIKVKGHPLAENAKEISRQADHEHVGHSHGEKESTALKAEEKLQSFWFILQPGGTMTPMSEYRFKKQDQNLQVLANYEMAKKRTVDEQPAHVRLMKKLAIADYEPASDAGNMRYYPKGRLMKSLIEQYVTRRVMEYGGIEVETPIMYDTKHPSMESYFNRFPARQYNITSDSKQLFLRFAACFGQFLMAKDFNISYKHLPVKLYELTRYSFRREKSGELVGLRRLRAFTMPDCHALCRDLDQAKQEFRKRFELSISVLQALGLSTEDVEMAIRFTEDFYNENKEFITELIDRFGKPVIAEMWKERFFYFTLKWEFNYVDGLGKASALSTDQIDVENGKRYNIEFVEEDGSKKNPIILHNSPSGAVERVMYALLEKAANVSKAGGIPSFPLWLSHTQVRVIPVGKEHTEYCEKVLAELSANQIRADIDDRDETVGKKIRESETEWIRYTVVIGDKEISAGKLVVRDRNEGKQREMTLQELVDEVKAQTKDKPYLPLNLPTHLSTRPQIMV; from the coding sequence ATGCGACTGCTGCAGCTCCATTCCGATTTTATCGAGTACGAGCCGATTGAAAAGGAGATCAGAGACGCGGAAGACATTACATCCAAGTCGAAGGTAAGGCTCGAAGATCTGGTGGTGGCCTTTGTCGCAGTGGAGAATGGGGACGACGAAAGCATCGCCAAGGCGGCAGTCGACGAAATAAAAAAGTACCTTGATACGGTCAAGAGCGGCCGGCTCTTGGTTTACCCTTACGCCCACCTGAGCTCTGACCTTGCGCCGCCAGGCGTGGCAGCCGGCATCATAAAATCAGTTGAAAGTTTTGCTAAAGGATCGTCGATAGGTCAGGTATACCGCGCGCCATTTGGATGGACAAAGTCGTTCAACATCAAGGTCAAGGGTCATCCGCTTGCAGAAAATGCCAAAGAGATAAGCAGGCAGGCAGATCACGAGCACGTCGGCCACTCGCATGGCGAAAAAGAGTCGACCGCCCTCAAGGCTGAAGAAAAGCTGCAGTCGTTCTGGTTCATCCTGCAGCCGGGCGGAACGATGACGCCGATGAGCGAGTACAGGTTCAAAAAGCAGGACCAGAACCTGCAGGTACTAGCAAACTATGAGATGGCCAAGAAAAGGACGGTGGATGAACAGCCAGCGCACGTCAGGCTGATGAAAAAATTAGCGATAGCAGATTACGAGCCGGCGTCAGACGCAGGCAACATGCGCTACTACCCAAAGGGCAGGCTCATGAAGTCGCTTATAGAGCAGTACGTAACAAGGCGAGTGATGGAGTACGGCGGGATCGAGGTCGAGACCCCCATAATGTACGACACAAAGCACCCCTCGATGGAGAGCTATTTCAACAGGTTCCCTGCAAGGCAGTACAACATCACGTCTGACAGCAAGCAGCTGTTCCTGCGCTTTGCGGCCTGCTTTGGCCAGTTTCTTATGGCCAAGGACTTTAACATATCGTACAAGCACCTGCCAGTGAAACTGTACGAGCTGACACGCTATTCGTTCAGGCGCGAAAAGAGCGGCGAACTGGTAGGCCTGCGCAGGCTGCGCGCCTTCACAATGCCGGACTGCCACGCTCTCTGCCGCGACTTGGATCAGGCAAAGCAAGAGTTCCGCAAGCGCTTTGAGCTCTCAATAAGCGTCCTTCAAGCGCTGGGGCTGTCGACTGAAGACGTGGAAATGGCAATCAGGTTCACCGAAGATTTCTACAACGAGAACAAGGAGTTCATCACCGAGCTTATCGACAGGTTTGGTAAGCCTGTCATAGCAGAGATGTGGAAGGAGCGCTTCTTTTACTTCACGCTCAAGTGGGAGTTCAACTATGTCGACGGCCTTGGAAAAGCGTCCGCACTTTCAACCGACCAGATAGACGTAGAGAACGGCAAGCGCTATAACATCGAGTTCGTCGAGGAGGACGGCAGCAAAAAGAACCCAATAATATTGCACAATTCGCCTTCAGGCGCAGTCGAGCGCGTAATGTACGCGCTGCTTGAAAAGGCGGCCAACGTATCCAAGGCTGGCGGCATCCCGTCGTTCCCACTCTGGCTGTCGCACACACAGGTCCGCGTAATCCCGGTTGGCAAGGAGCACACCGAATACTGTGAAAAGGTGCTTGCCGAGCTCTCTGCAAACCAGATCAGGGCAGACATTGACGACAGGGACGAGACGGTGGGCAAAAAGATACGCGAATCAGAGACAGAGTGGATACGCTACACCGTGGTCATTGGCGACAAGGAGATCAGCGCCGGCAAGCTTGTTGTCAGGGACAGGAACGAGGGCAAGCAGCGCGAAATGACCTTGCAGGAGCTAGTAGACGAAGTAAAGGCGCAGACAAAGGACAAGCCCTACCTTCCGTTGAACCTGCCGACGCACCTGTCGACAAGGCCCCAGATCATGGTCTAA
- a CDS encoding winged helix-turn-helix domain-containing protein yields the protein MAAGYRTHVSIIADILSTAKQYSYEGYDSGATVTHLIRKANVPYQRLSSIVSTLTQSGLLYENSAKYKISEKGIEFLKAYSEFKEFAESFGLKI from the coding sequence TTGGCAGCGGGCTATAGGACTCACGTCAGCATAATAGCGGATATACTGTCCACAGCAAAGCAGTACAGCTACGAGGGGTACGACAGCGGCGCGACTGTCACGCATCTGATACGCAAGGCAAACGTTCCCTACCAAAGGCTGAGCTCAATAGTGTCTACCCTCACACAGTCCGGCCTGCTGTACGAGAATTCTGCAAAATACAAGATAAGCGAAAAAGGAATCGAGTTTCTAAAGGCGTACAGCGAGTTCAAGGAGTTTGCCGAGAGCTTTGGTCTGAAGATCTAG